From a single Rutidosis leptorrhynchoides isolate AG116_Rl617_1_P2 chromosome 5, CSIRO_AGI_Rlap_v1, whole genome shotgun sequence genomic region:
- the LOC139849225 gene encoding uncharacterized protein: MVRTQYAKIWVMVDRLKKSALFLPIREAISSEMLEILFTKKVILRHGVPVSVVSDQDTRFTSRFSGKFHTEMGTQVKLCTAFHLKRTVKEVGGTELVLEMNQKIDIHARLKAAQDRQNSYVVKRRRPIEFNEGDMVMLKVSPWKGIIRFQKWGKHSHRFIGPFKVLSRVGDRLELPEGIAGIHNAFHVSYLRKCLSDESMGLLLNEITLNDKLEYVVEPVAILNQAYFYEVKVNLRFSA; this comes from the exons ATGGTGAGAACCCAATATGCTAAAATTTGGGTAATGGTTGATCGGTTGaagaaaagtgcattgtttctcccAATACGCGAGGCGATTTCGTCAGAGATGTTGGAAATTTTGTTTACTAAAAAGGTGATTTTGAGACATGGGGTACCGGTTTCCGTTGTTTCGGATCAAGATACACGCTTTACTTCTCGATTTTCGGGTAAGTTTCATACCGAAATGGGTACTCAAGTGAAATTGTGCACCGCTTTTCATCTCAAACGTACAGTCAAA GAGGTTGGTGGTACCGAATTGGTTCTTGAGATGAACCAAAAGATTGATATTCATGCTCGCCTCAAAgcagcacaagatcgacaaaattcGTATGTGGTTAAGCGTAGGAGACCGATTGAATTTaatgaaggtgatatggtgatgcttaaggtgtcgccatggaagggtataatTAGGTTCCAAAAGTGGGGAAAGCATTCTCATCGATTTATTGGACCTTTTAAAGTGTTGTCACGTGTTGGTGATCGTTTGGAGTTACCCGAAGGGATTGCGGGAATCCATAACGCCTTCCATGTTTCCTATCTTCGCAAGTGTCTTTCGGATGAATCGATGGGGTTACTGTTGAATGAAATTACTCTAAATGACAAACTAGAGTATGTGGTAGAGCCGGTTGCTATTCTTAATCAAGCATATTTttacgaggtcaaggtgaacctacgctttaGTGCATAA